A stretch of the Vulcanisaeta souniana JCM 11219 genome encodes the following:
- a CDS encoding ornithine cyclodeaminase family protein, whose amino-acid sequence MKLVIISGKDVDVVIDNKDGAAGLINAVATAFKDYSTGRVKMPQRTVIYLDNDWWGVMPCGSRNIGFSVKVVNVIEGNKARELPTTQGIVILMDDITGVPLAVINGTAMTAWRTAAATAVSIRYMARRADNVAIIGAGLQAKYHVLLLTRVFPIRKLIIYSRTRTKAIELMKVAQGRGVDAMVADTGHDAVKHADVVITATTSREPVLLGSWLHDGIHIASIGAPEINSRELDDEVIRRASVIAVDSRVAVTNETGDVIIPIRNGLITENNLIEIGEIISGLRRGRSGDNDITLFKSVGIAVEDLAAASYIYKNAESRGIGNAVEL is encoded by the coding sequence ATGAAGCTGGTAATAATAAGTGGTAAGGACGTTGACGTGGTAATCGATAATAAGGATGGTGCAGCAGGGCTCATAAATGCGGTAGCAACTGCCTTTAAAGATTACAGTACCGGTAGGGTTAAAATGCCCCAGAGGACGGTTATTTACTTGGATAATGATTGGTGGGGTGTAATGCCCTGTGGTTCACGTAATATAGGGTTCTCTGTTAAGGTTGTTAACGTTATTGAAGGTAATAAAGCCCGTGAATTGCCAACCACCCAAGGCATTGTCATTCTAATGGATGACATAACTGGAGTTCCACTGGCGGTTATTAATGGCACTGCGATGACTGCATGGAGGACAGCTGCGGCCACTGCTGTGTCAATTAGGTACATGGCTCGACGTGCTGACAATGTTGCGATTATTGGTGCCGGGTTACAGGCGAAGTACCACGTGCTATTACTTACCAGAGTGTTTCCAATAAGGAAGTTAATAATATACTCCAGGACGAGAACTAAGGCCATTGAGCTAATGAAGGTAGCGCAGGGCAGGGGCGTTGACGCCATGGTTGCGGATACAGGCCATGATGCAGTTAAGCATGCGGACGTTGTGATTACGGCAACCACAAGCAGGGAACCAGTGCTCCTGGGGTCTTGGTTGCATGATGGTATTCACATAGCGTCTATTGGTGCACCTGAGATTAATTCCAGGGAACTTGATGATGAAGTAATACGTAGAGCATCGGTGATTGCCGTGGATTCACGTGTGGCCGTCACTAATGAGACTGGGGATGTAATAATTCCTATTAGGAATGGGTTAATAACTGAAAATAATTTAATAGAGATAGGTGAGATAATAAGTGGTTTAAGGCGTGGTAGGTCAGGAGATAATGACATTACATTGTTTAAATCCGTCGGTATTGCGGTGGAGGATTTGGCCGCTGCGTCGTATATCTATAAAAATGCTGAAAGTAGAGGTATAGGTAATGCAGTAGAGCTATAG
- a CDS encoding alpha/beta hydrolase family protein has translation MKALVLHGLGSSPEKINWLIGPLIALSLEVASPTYRDFEDGLNKVNEILGNINEDFIIAGHSMGGTIALLTASTARKIACAISVSGPTDRLAQIRWLLAGEPGSIRRRTYEELARIDSRQVTEEFLIKTSPINYLKPNLPPMLLIHGTNDELVNIQQVENYYEKAKALGNIVELIRVEGMPHTPRGKDIRVIARAIEDFVRKRCLSNSSK, from the coding sequence ATGAAAGCCCTGGTACTTCATGGCCTGGGATCAAGTCCTGAAAAGATAAATTGGCTGATTGGCCCGCTGATAGCACTGAGTTTAGAGGTGGCGTCACCTACTTATAGGGACTTTGAGGATGGATTGAACAAGGTCAATGAGATCCTAGGGAACATTAATGAGGATTTCATTATTGCGGGTCATTCCATGGGTGGTACAATCGCTCTACTTACTGCCTCAACAGCAAGAAAGATCGCATGCGCAATCTCCGTATCTGGACCTACCGATAGGCTAGCCCAGATTAGGTGGTTACTTGCTGGTGAGCCTGGTAGTATTAGGCGGAGGACGTATGAGGAGTTGGCTAGGATTGATAGTAGGCAAGTCACAGAGGAGTTCCTAATAAAGACCTCGCCAATTAATTACCTAAAGCCTAACCTGCCGCCGATGCTCCTTATACACGGTACTAATGACGAGTTAGTGAATATTCAGCAGGTTGAGAATTATTACGAGAAGGCCAAGGCTCTTGGTAATATTGTGGAACTCATAAGGGTTGAGGGGATGCCGCATACACCAAGGGGTAAGGACATTAGGGTTATTGCCAGAGCCATTGAGGATTTTGTACGTAAGCGTTGCCTATCTAACTCAAGTAAGTAA